One segment of Marvinbryantia formatexigens DSM 14469 DNA contains the following:
- a CDS encoding helix-turn-helix transcriptional regulator, whose translation MIPSYEKQTTGLYMLHRASRHVPPHLHSAAEFIYVTGGGLEFGMGQELYHMEKGDFAIAFPEVIHHYQVMQPGNNRAYYLIAAPALCGQFCGVMQKYCPENPVIKKERVHPEIVHALHALLALAEAGEPEPAVAQAYMQIIMARSMPCFHMIEKSRVASGDIIYQTVSYVARNFRNELSLETMARELGVSKYALSRVFSGTFHRNFNKYVNEQRLEYVSTLLECSDRSITDICMDAGFESQRTFNRAFREKYRMTPRQYRSMCRSRYLP comes from the coding sequence ATGATTCCTTCTTATGAAAAGCAGACGACCGGTCTTTATATGCTTCACAGGGCATCCCGTCATGTTCCGCCGCATCTGCACAGCGCGGCGGAGTTTATATATGTTACCGGAGGCGGGCTGGAATTTGGAATGGGGCAGGAGCTTTACCATATGGAAAAGGGCGATTTTGCGATTGCGTTCCCGGAAGTGATTCATCATTACCAGGTGATGCAGCCCGGAAACAACCGGGCATATTATCTGATAGCGGCGCCAGCGCTCTGCGGTCAGTTCTGCGGCGTGATGCAGAAATATTGTCCGGAAAATCCGGTAATAAAAAAGGAGCGGGTGCATCCGGAAATCGTTCATGCATTGCACGCGCTGCTTGCACTGGCGGAGGCGGGAGAGCCGGAACCGGCGGTTGCGCAGGCGTATATGCAGATTATTATGGCGAGGAGTATGCCCTGCTTTCATATGATAGAAAAAAGCAGGGTTGCCAGCGGAGATATCATTTATCAGACGGTATCTTATGTGGCACGCAACTTTCGCAATGAGTTGTCGCTGGAGACGATGGCGCGGGAGCTGGGCGTGAGCAAATATGCTCTTTCCCGTGTGTTTTCCGGCACGTTTCACAGAAATTTTAATAAATATGTCAATGAGCAGCGGTTGGAATACGTAAGCACGCTGCTCGAATGCTCGGACCGGAGCATTACGGATATCTGTATGGATGCCGGATTTGAGAGCCAGCGGACCTTCAACCGTGCGTTCCGGGAAAAATACCGGATGACGCCGCGCCAGTACCGCAGCATGTGCCGGAGCAGATATCTGCCGTAA
- a CDS encoding AraC family transcriptional regulator, with translation MYMDSAYWHNSLVDFKDKKHPLFVGSCGTYHLFTRPRLPTHRPRGRLDYQILYIASGKAHFYFHGVEEVIPAGNMVLYRPKEEQRYYYYGKDKTEVYWVHFTGSNVKNILRQHGIEDSVHVIHTGTSLEYKNLFLAMIQEMKLCREDYEELLVHYLYELLIMLHRLILRKPKGQSLQLGNEMNAAVQYFHANYNKKISIEEYAASQHMSVSWFIRNFKEYTGITPAQYILSLRISNARTLLETTSCNISEVSDIIGYENPLYFSRIFKKQCGMSPSEFRKRLQENAVSPVP, from the coding sequence ATGTATATGGATTCTGCATACTGGCACAACAGTCTGGTTGACTTTAAGGATAAAAAGCATCCTCTTTTTGTCGGAAGCTGCGGCACCTACCATCTGTTTACCAGACCGCGGCTGCCGACGCACCGTCCGCGCGGAAGGCTCGACTATCAGATTTTATATATCGCCTCCGGTAAGGCGCACTTTTATTTTCATGGTGTGGAAGAGGTTATCCCCGCCGGGAACATGGTTCTTTACCGTCCCAAAGAAGAACAGCGGTATTATTATTACGGAAAAGATAAGACGGAGGTGTACTGGGTTCATTTTACCGGCAGCAACGTGAAGAATATCCTGCGCCAGCACGGCATTGAGGATTCCGTTCATGTCATTCACACCGGAACTTCCCTGGAATATAAGAATCTGTTTCTCGCCATGATTCAGGAAATGAAGCTGTGCAGAGAGGATTACGAAGAGCTTCTTGTGCATTACTTATATGAGCTTCTCATTATGCTGCATCGTCTGATTCTCCGTAAGCCCAAAGGACAGAGCCTGCAGCTTGGCAATGAAATGAATGCGGCTGTCCAGTATTTTCATGCAAATTACAACAAAAAAATCAGCATTGAGGAATACGCCGCCTCGCAGCATATGAGCGTGAGCTGGTTCATACGGAATTTTAAAGAATATACCGGCATTACACCCGCGCAGTATATCCTGTCGCTTCGTATCTCCAACGCCCGGACGCTTCTGGAAACAACCTCCTGCAATATCTCGGAGGTGTCGGACATCATCGGCTATGAAAATCCGCTCTACTTCAGCCGGATTTTTAAGAAGCAGTGCGGAATGTCCCCCTCCGAATTCCGGAAGCGGCTGCAGGAGAATGCCGTGTCCCCCGTTCCGTGA
- a CDS encoding glycoside hydrolase family 2 TIM barrel-domain containing protein, which translates to MIVPRHYENLHVLHENTLPERSYYIPASGVMHNLVEHREASDRFQSLCGSWKFRYYSSIYELKEPFYEMKTDLSSFDEIPVPGVWQNAGYDTHQYTNIRYPFPFDPPYVPQNNPCGAYICDFVYHRCADAPEAALNFEGVDSCFYVWLNGQYVGYSQVSHSTSEFDVTGLLAEGTNRLAVLVLKWCDGSYLEDQDKFRMSGIFRDVYLLKRPENGIFDYFIKAKPMEGSAQITADITYKKSIVPTRVTLLDADGNQIGMQQIGVWADGGHGIPEQILTDGGHGIPEQILTDGGHDIPEQSLADGGHDILEQSPADGGHGNTAHICMEVKHPVLWSAEHPYLYTLIFQTEGEVITERVGIREICIKDKRVYFNGRPIVFHGVNRHDFSPETGATVSIEEIKRDMLLMKQHNFNAIRSSHYPNAPYFYQLCDQYGFYVVDEADNESHGPSEIYYENNDFENKSRRWNEAISDNPDFTEPTLDRVRRCVEREKNRPCIVIWSMGNECAYGCTIERALKWTKEFDDTRLTHFESARYHGNRRKYDFSRLDLFSRMYPAPEEITEYLENEPDKPLILIEYSHAMGNGPGDLEEYFQMFHGQELMCGGFVWEWCDHAVAHGRAGNGKTIYYYGGDHGEKIHDGNFCVDGLVYPDRRAHTGLLEYKNVYRPVRAAWDDEAKRELILRNYLDFTNLEDVRITYEVSCDGFITECGELAPLAAEPGKTAKVTLPVQIPAKGKVFLRLFYYSRKAAPLVPAGHCLGFEELPVRNADARNQLAERAMEHLGGQRAARTTVYSDGKPTGQAMAHSGGQLAERAMANLGEQEPALAVTEQDAEIVIRGGAFCYRLDKRTGLFSELEYGGKQYLKRPMEVNIWRAPTDNDMYRKAEWYRAGYDRTAVRAYDASVKRVDGGVRIFCRMSLAADAVQKILVIYTVWTVYENGEIRLMMTVHRQREFPMLPRFGLRLFLDNSFDNVRYYGMGPAESYCDKHRASTHGLYAMRVEEMHEDYIRPQENGSHYDCSYVVTEGEKWGLAAFGEKEFSFNVSHYTQEELTEKKHNFELVPCGDMVLCLDYAQCGIGSESCGPGLPEKYRFERREFVFTIKLVPYSRKEK; encoded by the coding sequence ATGATTGTACCACGACACTATGAAAATCTTCATGTGCTGCATGAGAATACGCTTCCGGAACGGAGTTATTATATTCCGGCTTCCGGCGTGATGCACAATCTCGTGGAGCACCGGGAGGCATCGGACCGTTTCCAGTCGCTTTGCGGAAGCTGGAAATTTCGCTATTACAGCAGTATTTATGAGCTGAAGGAGCCGTTTTATGAAATGAAAACGGATTTGAGCTCTTTTGACGAAATTCCGGTACCCGGCGTATGGCAGAACGCCGGATATGACACACATCAATATACAAACATCCGCTATCCGTTTCCGTTTGACCCGCCTTATGTTCCACAAAATAATCCGTGCGGCGCATATATATGTGATTTTGTGTATCACAGATGTGCAGACGCGCCGGAAGCCGCGCTCAATTTTGAGGGCGTGGATTCCTGCTTTTATGTATGGCTGAACGGACAATATGTGGGGTACAGCCAGGTTTCCCATTCCACCAGTGAGTTTGATGTGACGGGTCTGCTTGCGGAGGGGACGAACCGTCTGGCGGTGCTTGTGCTGAAGTGGTGCGATGGAAGCTATCTGGAGGACCAGGACAAATTCCGGATGAGCGGGATATTCCGGGACGTATACCTCCTAAAGCGCCCGGAAAACGGTATTTTCGATTACTTTATCAAAGCGAAGCCAATGGAGGGAAGCGCGCAGATTACGGCGGATATCACATATAAAAAGAGTATCGTCCCGACGCGGGTCACTTTGCTTGACGCGGATGGCAACCAAATCGGAATGCAGCAGATTGGTGTGTGGGCGGATGGCGGACATGGCATTCCGGAACAGATCCTGACGGATGGCGGGCATGGCATTCCGGAACAGATCCTGACGGATGGCGGACACGACATTCCGGAACAGAGCCTGGCGGATGGCGGACACGACATTCTGGAACAGAGCCCGGCGGATGGCGGACATGGCAACACGGCGCACATCTGCATGGAAGTGAAGCATCCGGTGCTCTGGAGCGCGGAGCATCCATATCTGTATACGCTGATTTTTCAGACGGAGGGAGAGGTGATTACGGAGCGTGTCGGCATCCGTGAAATCTGCATAAAAGATAAGCGGGTATATTTTAACGGCAGACCGATTGTGTTTCATGGCGTCAACCGGCATGATTTCAGTCCGGAGACAGGCGCGACAGTTTCTATTGAAGAAATAAAACGTGATATGTTGCTTATGAAACAGCACAACTTTAATGCTATCCGTTCCAGTCATTATCCGAATGCGCCGTATTTTTATCAGCTCTGCGACCAGTATGGATTTTATGTGGTTGATGAGGCGGATAACGAAAGTCACGGCCCCAGCGAAATTTATTATGAGAACAATGATTTTGAAAATAAGAGCCGGCGGTGGAATGAAGCGATTTCTGATAATCCCGATTTTACAGAGCCGACGCTGGACCGTGTGCGCCGCTGCGTGGAGCGGGAAAAGAACCGTCCGTGTATCGTAATCTGGTCGATGGGAAACGAGTGCGCATATGGCTGTACCATTGAGCGGGCGCTGAAGTGGACGAAGGAGTTTGACGATACGCGGCTGACACATTTTGAGAGTGCGCGCTATCACGGCAACCGCCGGAAATACGATTTTTCCAGGCTGGATTTGTTCAGCAGGATGTATCCGGCGCCGGAGGAAATTACGGAATATCTGGAAAATGAACCGGACAAGCCGCTGATTTTAATTGAATACAGTCATGCGATGGGAAATGGTCCGGGAGATCTGGAGGAGTATTTTCAGATGTTTCACGGGCAGGAGCTGATGTGCGGCGGCTTTGTCTGGGAATGGTGCGACCACGCGGTGGCGCACGGGAGGGCCGGAAACGGAAAAACCATCTATTATTACGGCGGAGACCACGGGGAAAAAATCCACGATGGCAATTTCTGCGTAGATGGGCTGGTGTACCCGGACCGCAGAGCGCACACCGGTCTTCTGGAATACAAAAATGTGTACCGTCCGGTGCGGGCGGCGTGGGATGATGAGGCAAAGCGGGAGCTGATTCTGCGCAATTATCTGGACTTTACGAATCTGGAGGATGTCCGGATAACATATGAGGTGAGCTGTGACGGCTTTATTACGGAGTGCGGGGAGCTTGCGCCGCTGGCGGCGGAACCGGGAAAGACGGCAAAAGTCACGTTACCGGTTCAGATACCTGCGAAGGGAAAGGTGTTTTTGCGGCTTTTCTATTATTCGCGAAAAGCGGCTCCGCTGGTTCCGGCCGGGCACTGCCTTGGCTTTGAGGAGCTTCCCGTCAGAAACGCGGACGCGCGCAATCAACTGGCGGAGCGCGCAATGGAGCACCTGGGAGGGCAGCGGGCGGCACGCACGACGGTGTATTCGGATGGAAAGCCGACAGGACAGGCAATGGCGCATTCCGGCGGACAACTGGCGGAGCGTGCAATGGCGAACCTGGGAGAACAGGAACCGGCACTGGCGGTGACGGAGCAGGATGCGGAAATTGTAATACGGGGCGGCGCGTTCTGCTATCGTCTGGATAAGCGCACCGGGTTGTTTTCAGAACTGGAATACGGCGGAAAACAATACCTGAAAAGACCGATGGAGGTAAACATCTGGCGTGCGCCGACGGATAATGATATGTACCGGAAAGCGGAGTGGTACCGCGCAGGGTACGACAGGACCGCAGTCAGAGCTTATGATGCCAGCGTGAAACGGGTGGACGGCGGCGTGCGGATTTTCTGCAGAATGTCTCTTGCTGCGGACGCCGTACAGAAAATTCTGGTAATCTATACGGTCTGGACAGTGTATGAAAACGGGGAAATCCGGCTGATGATGACAGTGCACCGGCAGAGAGAATTTCCGATGCTTCCGCGGTTCGGACTGCGCCTGTTCCTTGATAACAGCTTTGACAATGTGAGATATTACGGAATGGGACCGGCGGAGAGCTATTGCGACAAGCACCGGGCATCCACTCATGGATTATATGCAATGCGCGTGGAGGAAATGCATGAGGATTATATCCGGCCGCAGGAAAACGGCAGCCATTATGACTGTTCCTATGTTGTTACTGAGGGAGAAAAATGGGGGCTTGCGGCGTTTGGCGAAAAGGAATTTTCGTTTAATGTCTCACATTATACGCAGGAGGAGCTGACAGAGAAAAAGCACAATTTTGAGCTTGTACCCTGCGGGGATATGGTTCTCTGTCTGGATTACGCGCAGTGCGGCATCGGCTCGGAGAGCTGCGGACCGGGGTTGCCGGAAAAGTATCGTTTTGAGCGCAGGGAGTTTGTATTTACAATAAAATTGGTTCCATACAGCAGAAAGGAAAAGTAA
- a CDS encoding MFS transporter has translation MEEKKYLKWYNKVGYGSGDIAGNVVYAFLSSFVMIYLTNTVGLNAGIVGTLIAVSKLFDGVTDVFFGSMIDKTKSRMGKARPWMLYGYIGCAVTLAAIFAIPVNMGKTAQYAWFFIAYTLLNAVFYTANNIAYSALTALVTKNSRERVEMGSYRFIFAFSTSLLIQSVTIKFVAMLGGGAAGWRTAAVIYAIIGLVVNTISVLSVKELPEEELNEDHGETDEKYSLLTAAKLLVSNKFYLIICVTYILQQIYTAMLNMGIYYMTYVLLNENLYPLFSWAINIPLIIALIITPALVEKWKGIYRLNLCGYVIGTLGRALVVVAAYLGSVPLMLVFTGIAAFGMGPWQGDMNAVIANCSEYTYLTKQKRVDGTMYSCTSLGIKLGGGLGIAITGWLLEFSGFDGTAAVQSASCMNMLHIMYLWIPVAISLIITFLMSKMNVEKANAGLRNRLEEHTVQK, from the coding sequence ATGGAAGAGAAAAAATATTTAAAGTGGTACAACAAGGTGGGCTATGGCTCCGGAGATATTGCAGGCAATGTAGTGTATGCGTTTCTGTCGTCGTTTGTGATGATATATCTCACAAATACTGTGGGACTGAACGCCGGTATTGTCGGCACGCTGATTGCCGTGTCAAAGCTGTTTGACGGCGTGACGGATGTATTTTTCGGCTCGATGATAGATAAGACAAAGAGCAGAATGGGGAAAGCGCGTCCGTGGATGCTGTACGGCTATATCGGATGCGCGGTGACGCTGGCGGCAATCTTTGCCATCCCGGTGAATATGGGGAAAACCGCGCAGTACGCATGGTTTTTTATCGCTTACACACTGCTGAACGCGGTGTTTTACACAGCAAATAATATCGCATATTCTGCTTTGACGGCGCTGGTGACAAAAAACAGCCGCGAGCGTGTGGAAATGGGGTCGTACCGCTTTATTTTTGCTTTCTCCACCAGCCTGCTGATTCAGTCAGTTACCATAAAGTTTGTGGCAATGCTGGGCGGCGGCGCAGCCGGATGGAGAACAGCGGCGGTTATTTATGCAATTATCGGTCTGGTTGTAAATACGATTTCCGTGTTATCCGTGAAGGAGCTGCCGGAGGAGGAATTAAATGAAGACCACGGGGAGACGGATGAAAAGTACAGTCTGCTGACGGCGGCAAAGCTCCTTGTTTCCAACAAATTTTATCTTATAATCTGTGTGACCTATATTCTCCAGCAGATTTATACGGCGATGCTTAATATGGGAATTTACTATATGACTTATGTGCTGTTGAATGAAAACCTGTATCCGCTGTTTTCCTGGGCGATTAATATTCCGCTGATTATTGCACTTATTATTACGCCGGCGCTGGTGGAAAAGTGGAAGGGGATATACCGGCTGAACCTCTGCGGTTATGTGATTGGTACGCTGGGCAGGGCGCTGGTCGTTGTGGCGGCGTATCTGGGCAGCGTCCCGCTGATGCTGGTGTTTACCGGAATCGCTGCTTTCGGGATGGGACCGTGGCAGGGCGACATGAACGCCGTGATAGCTAACTGCTCGGAGTATACTTACCTCACAAAGCAGAAACGTGTGGATGGAACCATGTATTCCTGCACGTCCCTGGGGATAAAGCTCGGCGGCGGTCTGGGAATTGCAATCACCGGCTGGCTCCTGGAATTCAGCGGCTTTGACGGGACTGCGGCGGTGCAGTCCGCCTCCTGCATGAATATGCTTCACATAATGTATTTGTGGATTCCGGTAGCAATTTCTCTTATTATTACGTTTCTGATGTCGAAGATGAATGTGGAAAAAGCAAACGCCGGGCTGAGAAATCGTCTGGAGGAGCATACCGTGCAGAAGTAA
- a CDS encoding manganese efflux pump, with protein MLLHIFMLVSALCLDTFAAFAAYGAGNIDVSHGKILTVNAICSLCLGFSLLFGASLDSLIPETFTKTICCFSLMLLGIFKLAGSSIRGWLRRHRPLHKNIGFCLSHLHFVIDIYSDPLTADSDRNHQLSWREIIFFSLAMSADSLIAGTMAAFLKIPVMLTVSAAFLTGEAFSYLGLFMGHKISSHFPKDLSWAGGILFLLLAILKTF; from the coding sequence ATGCTGCTTCATATTTTTATGCTGGTATCCGCGCTCTGTCTGGATACATTCGCTGCCTTTGCCGCCTACGGCGCCGGAAATATAGATGTCTCCCACGGTAAAATCCTCACAGTAAACGCCATCTGCAGTCTTTGCCTCGGCTTTTCCCTGCTGTTCGGCGCCTCGCTGGACAGTCTGATTCCGGAGACGTTCACAAAAACAATCTGTTGCTTCAGTCTGATGCTTCTCGGCATTTTTAAGCTTGCCGGTTCCTCCATCCGCGGCTGGCTGCGCCGTCACAGACCGCTGCACAAAAATATTGGTTTCTGCCTTTCGCATCTGCATTTCGTAATTGATATATACAGTGACCCGCTGACGGCGGATTCGGACCGCAATCACCAGCTTTCCTGGAGAGAAATCATCTTTTTCTCCCTTGCCATGTCAGCGGACAGCCTGATTGCCGGGACAATGGCTGCCTTTCTGAAAATCCCGGTAATGCTCACCGTGTCCGCCGCTTTTTTAACAGGCGAAGCGTTCAGCTATCTCGGTCTTTTCATGGGACATAAAATCAGCAGCCATTTCCCAAAGGACTTGTCCTGGGCGGGCGGTATCCTTTTTCTGCTTCTGGCAATCCTGAAAACGTTCTGA